The following are encoded in a window of Schistocerca nitens isolate TAMUIC-IGC-003100 chromosome 9, iqSchNite1.1, whole genome shotgun sequence genomic DNA:
- the LOC126204467 gene encoding uncharacterized protein LOC126204467 isoform X2: protein MSPLSAFLVLAVASAGSALALQGYQQPVVGARGFADPTAAAGLGYGGPSAVVGGGPESSALYRSQIYTDPEYYGYESTFPGGRSNFKAYRSVPEGPGLSGGATGAYGDYDSVVVAGRGANRPGLSPQAGVGLRGRY, encoded by the exons AGTGCTTTCCTGGTGTTGGCGGTGGCGTCCGCGGGCAGCGCGCTGGCGCTGCAAGGCTACCAGCAGCCTGTTGTAGGTGCGCGCGGCTTCGCCGACCCCACG GCGGCCGCTGGTCTGGGCTACGGCGGACCCAGCGCTGTGGTTGGAGGCGGTCCCGAGTCGAGCGCTCTGTACCGCTCCCAGATCTACACGGACCCCGAGTACTACGGCTACGAGAGCACCTTCCCCGGCGGCCGCAGCAACTTCAAGGCCTACAGATCCGTGCCGGAGGGACCAG GCCTGTCCGGAGGAGCCACGGGCGCCTACGGTGACTACGACAGCGTGGTAGTAGCCGGCAGGGGTGCCAACCGTCCAGGCCTGTCGCCACAAGCCGGTGTCGGTCTCCGTGGCCGCTACTAG
- the LOC126204467 gene encoding uncharacterized protein LOC126204467 isoform X1 — protein MSPLSAFLVLAVASAGSALALQGYQQPVVGARGFADPTAAAGLGYGGPSAVVGGGPESSALYRSQIYTDPEYYGYESTFPGGRSNFKAYRSVPEGPAGLSGGATGAYGDYDSVVVAGRGANRPGLSPQAGVGLRGRY, from the exons AGTGCTTTCCTGGTGTTGGCGGTGGCGTCCGCGGGCAGCGCGCTGGCGCTGCAAGGCTACCAGCAGCCTGTTGTAGGTGCGCGCGGCTTCGCCGACCCCACG GCGGCCGCTGGTCTGGGCTACGGCGGACCCAGCGCTGTGGTTGGAGGCGGTCCCGAGTCGAGCGCTCTGTACCGCTCCCAGATCTACACGGACCCCGAGTACTACGGCTACGAGAGCACCTTCCCCGGCGGCCGCAGCAACTTCAAGGCCTACAGATCCGTGCCGGAGGGACCAG CAGGCCTGTCCGGAGGAGCCACGGGCGCCTACGGTGACTACGACAGCGTGGTAGTAGCCGGCAGGGGTGCCAACCGTCCAGGCCTGTCGCCACAAGCCGGTGTCGGTCTCCGTGGCCGCTACTAG